In Levilactobacillus brevis, a single genomic region encodes these proteins:
- a CDS encoding endoglucanase, with protein MQKRKIFAGLLGMLAVSGLVMGLNVLRPTTAQAKTSQAVTQYRQWKKAYVGGKTQKYVKSNNGQGATTALSEGQGYGMLATVLAAKKGAKTQTTFNQMYKYYRAHRVSSKVPLMQWQQTKRGGKMTSTGSQRNSATDGDLDIAYALILADKKWGSKHTNYRAAAKKLIKAIKQKEINHTTYLPTMGNWATNSYDLSKLRTSDLMTGYFKTFATYTKDGTWTKVAKRSQSAVKKLSARHKTGLFPDFILVTGKSLKLKAVKPYSIESSTDNQVGYNANRVPWRLAQTYKIRKDSTTKKALLKQLKFFNRKKKITAVYTLGGKAVNSYENTAFTAPVHFAAKTLKQTGLKNKTAKQLPRTIEKHNYYSATLQVVTGLQ; from the coding sequence ATGCAGAAACGTAAAATTTTCGCTGGCCTTCTCGGTATGTTAGCTGTGAGTGGCTTGGTCATGGGCTTAAATGTATTACGACCAACGACCGCACAGGCTAAGACCAGCCAGGCCGTGACGCAGTACCGGCAGTGGAAGAAGGCCTACGTTGGTGGAAAGACGCAAAAGTACGTGAAGTCTAATAACGGTCAGGGCGCAACCACGGCGCTGTCTGAGGGACAGGGCTACGGGATGTTAGCGACCGTCCTGGCGGCCAAGAAGGGGGCCAAGACCCAGACGACATTTAACCAGATGTATAAATACTACCGGGCGCATCGCGTTTCCAGCAAGGTGCCGCTCATGCAGTGGCAACAGACCAAGCGTGGTGGCAAGATGACCAGCACGGGCTCGCAACGAAATTCTGCAACGGATGGCGACTTGGATATCGCCTACGCCTTAATCTTGGCGGACAAGAAGTGGGGCAGTAAGCACACCAATTACCGGGCCGCAGCCAAGAAGCTGATCAAGGCCATTAAGCAAAAAGAAATCAATCATACGACCTACCTGCCGACGATGGGCAACTGGGCCACAAATAGTTATGATTTGAGCAAATTGCGGACCTCCGACCTGATGACGGGGTACTTCAAGACGTTCGCTACCTACACCAAGGATGGGACGTGGACGAAGGTAGCCAAGCGTAGCCAGTCGGCCGTGAAGAAACTCAGTGCGCGTCACAAGACGGGGCTGTTCCCTGATTTTATCCTGGTGACGGGAAAGAGTCTGAAGCTGAAGGCCGTGAAACCATATAGCATCGAATCCAGCACGGATAATCAGGTGGGTTACAATGCTAACCGGGTACCTTGGCGGCTAGCGCAAACCTACAAGATTCGCAAGGATAGTACGACCAAGAAGGCGCTGTTGAAGCAGTTGAAATTCTTCAATCGTAAGAAAAAAATCACCGCGGTCTACACGTTAGGTGGCAAGGCGGTCAATTCTTATGAAAATACGGCGTTCACAGCCCCCGTTCATTTTGCCGCGAAGACGTTGAAACAAACTGGACTGAAGAACAAGACGGCTAAGCAATTGCCGCGGACCATCGAAAAACACAATTATTATTCGGCTACATTACAGGTGGTTACCGGGTTACAGTAA
- a CDS encoding carboxymuconolactone decarboxylase family protein, with translation MAKKQTAGRDNLGEFAPKFAELNDDVLFGQVWSREDKLSAHQRSLITISALISAGNFEQLPAHLKIGKGNGITKDEISEVITHLAFYVGWPKAWSAFVIAKEIFKD, from the coding sequence ATGGCAAAGAAACAAACGGCTGGTCGGGATAATTTAGGTGAATTTGCCCCTAAATTTGCCGAGTTAAATGATGATGTTTTATTCGGGCAAGTGTGGTCGCGTGAGGACAAGCTGTCCGCTCATCAACGGAGTCTGATTACCATTTCCGCCTTGATTTCGGCGGGGAATTTTGAACAATTGCCCGCCCACCTGAAGATTGGCAAGGGCAATGGCATCACCAAGGATGAAATCTCCGAAGTGATTACGCATTTAGCCTTCTACGTGGGTTGGCCTAAGGCTTGGTCCGCATTTGTCATTGCCAAGGAAATCTTTAAAGACTAG
- a CDS encoding cupin domain-containing protein — protein MAKNEEVKNGVIFPAGDKNVAYQDVFTGQSYLQGLVNDPDVSVGVGNVTFEPGCRNNWHIHHNGFQILLVTGGEGWYQEAGQPARRLHPGDVVVTKDGVKHWHGATKDSWFSHIAITAGTPEWLEPVDDAHYDALD, from the coding sequence TTGGCAAAAAATGAAGAAGTCAAAAATGGTGTGATTTTTCCTGCTGGCGACAAGAACGTGGCCTATCAGGATGTTTTCACCGGACAAAGTTACTTACAAGGATTAGTCAATGATCCCGACGTCAGTGTGGGGGTTGGTAACGTGACGTTTGAACCCGGTTGCCGGAACAACTGGCATATTCACCACAACGGCTTTCAAATTTTACTGGTAACTGGCGGCGAAGGCTGGTACCAGGAAGCCGGTCAACCCGCACGGCGCTTACATCCTGGTGACGTGGTGGTTACTAAAGATGGTGTTAAGCATTGGCACGGTGCGACGAAGGATAGCTGGTTCAGCCACATCGCCATCACCGCGGGCACGCCAGAATGGTTGGAACCCGTTGACGATGCTCATTACGACGCTTTAGACTAG
- a CDS encoding MerR family transcriptional regulator produces MVETNRRYRIGEFAKLVGLSTYTLRYYEDQGLIKSHRDEAGIRYYTDLDIRWVGFILHLKGTGMRLNELKRYVTLRAQGDATIPERREMLQKTKDDAEADIAELQMHLQVLRHKIDWYDGKLDQTIADSESFHDYLQRFNQE; encoded by the coding sequence ATGGTAGAGACGAACCGTCGTTATCGGATTGGCGAATTTGCCAAATTAGTGGGTCTATCCACGTATACGTTGCGGTACTACGAGGACCAGGGCCTGATTAAGTCTCATCGCGATGAGGCTGGCATCCGTTACTACACGGATTTGGATATTCGGTGGGTAGGGTTCATCTTACATTTGAAGGGCACCGGCATGCGACTCAATGAGCTTAAACGTTACGTGACGTTGCGGGCCCAGGGCGACGCAACGATTCCCGAACGCCGGGAGATGTTGCAGAAAACTAAGGATGATGCTGAGGCCGATATTGCCGAACTACAGATGCATCTGCAAGTGCTACGTCACAAGATTGACTGGTACGACGGTAAGCTGGACCAGACCATCGCCGATTCCGAGAGTTTCCACGATTATTTGCAACGCTTTAACCAAGAATAG
- a CDS encoding TetR/AcrR family transcriptional regulator, protein MVKRRTLTREIVLDQANRLIAERGLENLTIRALADALEIRPQSVYNYADSLNDLLDQVGLRFVNKLTDRLMHRLFGVGGKEALMVFAQEFRKGCRQEKHLAPILMNSNDLRQLKRTHQALWDLYKQMFESLHVLEGADNPNLVESTLYRSALFGFIMQELGGYLKLPQKRIDERFQQMMQLVIDQMTLE, encoded by the coding sequence GTGGTAAAACGGCGAACATTAACCAGAGAGATTGTGTTGGATCAGGCGAACCGGTTGATCGCGGAGCGGGGATTGGAAAACCTGACGATCCGGGCCTTAGCGGATGCCTTGGAGATTCGACCGCAATCCGTTTATAACTACGCGGATAGTTTGAATGATTTGCTCGATCAAGTGGGGCTACGCTTCGTCAATAAGTTGACTGATCGGTTGATGCATCGTTTGTTTGGCGTGGGTGGAAAAGAAGCCTTAATGGTCTTTGCCCAGGAATTCCGGAAGGGGTGTCGTCAGGAAAAACACCTGGCGCCCATTTTAATGAATTCCAATGACTTACGTCAATTAAAGCGAACGCATCAAGCCTTATGGGACTTGTATAAGCAAATGTTTGAGAGCCTGCACGTACTGGAAGGGGCCGATAATCCCAACTTAGTTGAATCGACGTTGTATCGTTCGGCCCTGTTTGGCTTTATCATGCAGGAACTGGGGGGGTACTTGAAGTTGCCGCAGAAGCGGATTGACGAACGGTTCCAGCAGATGATGCAGTTAGTCATCGATCAGATGACATTGGAATAG
- a CDS encoding bifunctional hydroxymethylpyrimidine kinase/phosphomethylpyrimidine kinase, with product MGRVLVIGAAYVDVVINVQRLPQSGEDVAGEWRSTQVGGSAFNVQRALTYAGVTADLLAPIGRGEHATIVRSTFDRLKIPIRLEDSRADNGWDISFVEATGERAFLSISGVERYWQAAWFSRLDLAAYDYVYLSGYELEDPQAAAVILTALQRHPQLRVLFDTSPRVSQLAPAVIEQLIRPGVIIHGNAVEIQQLGAPTETYQAIAQRLNAQTEAPVVVTLDAQGCYYVDHGVGTMVPGEATQVVNTIGAGDTHCGGLLAELATGHAVATAVQRANQLAARVVAQRAGALERQS from the coding sequence GTGGGACGGGTATTGGTCATTGGCGCCGCCTATGTGGACGTTGTGATTAACGTTCAGCGGTTGCCACAAAGTGGAGAAGATGTTGCTGGTGAGTGGCGCAGTACGCAAGTGGGTGGGTCGGCCTTTAACGTTCAGCGGGCCTTGACGTATGCGGGTGTCACGGCCGATCTCCTGGCACCGATTGGTCGCGGCGAACACGCGACAATTGTGCGGTCAACCTTTGACCGCTTGAAGATTCCGATACGCCTAGAGGATTCACGGGCGGACAACGGCTGGGATATTTCCTTTGTCGAGGCCACTGGTGAGCGGGCGTTTCTGTCCATTAGTGGTGTCGAACGGTATTGGCAGGCGGCGTGGTTTTCACGTCTCGACTTAGCCGCCTACGATTACGTCTATCTTTCCGGTTATGAGCTGGAGGATCCACAGGCGGCCGCGGTCATTTTAACAGCGCTGCAGCGCCACCCACAATTACGGGTGCTGTTTGACACGTCACCACGCGTTAGCCAGTTGGCGCCAGCAGTTATCGAGCAGCTGATTCGGCCGGGCGTCATCATTCATGGGAACGCGGTCGAGATTCAACAGTTGGGTGCGCCCACAGAAACCTACCAGGCCATCGCGCAGCGGTTGAATGCTCAGACAGAAGCACCGGTCGTCGTCACGCTGGATGCCCAGGGATGTTACTACGTCGATCATGGCGTGGGGACGATGGTTCCCGGCGAAGCGACGCAGGTGGTGAATACGATTGGCGCCGGCGACACGCACTGCGGTGGTTTATTGGCTGAATTGGCGACCGGACATGCGGTAGCGACGGCCGTTCAACGCGCTAACCAGTTGGCCGCCCGGGTGGTCGCGCAACGTGCCGGTGCCTTGGAGCGTCAATCATGA
- a CDS encoding cytosine permease, protein MNGETLKVPQKDKTLTPGKLFYNWFAANIGIMGIVFGAIIVSYHLSFVQATLASLVGALSFVFPGWVAMIGKREGVTTFKLSRAAYGTQGNKLPNGIAWVNMVGWLAINVITGTLLLVSLLQVVHVAKSGVVMAIALAVFAGVVILSGLVDEAFLAKIQTWLSWIFGALTVVILILFLMKADWQQALARPSGKWLGGFWPAVSIVAAGSGISWSMAAADWGAYVKPQATQRATFWHTLLGGAVPLFILMWGGVLLSTVEPGLASAANPIDVMSRALPSWMTVIYFLVAAGGLIPQCIISLRSARINLETVGIHISQPHSLLLHGAIVILIPVYVLFVAEDFMGNFELFLGFLGTCLAAWVAVFLCDSVLYRREGYAVSEMMLSSTNRYNWKGISSWIVAVVTGFLFTNNAVWNGPFAQGIFRDNSLGVFIAGLAAVICMLVLRPIGKRLTEEVE, encoded by the coding sequence ATGAATGGGGAAACACTGAAAGTACCACAGAAAGACAAGACGTTAACGCCGGGAAAACTGTTTTACAATTGGTTTGCGGCCAACATCGGCATCATGGGAATTGTATTCGGTGCGATTATTGTGAGCTATCATCTCTCGTTTGTTCAGGCCACGCTGGCTTCACTGGTTGGGGCACTGTCCTTCGTCTTTCCCGGTTGGGTCGCCATGATTGGCAAACGTGAGGGTGTCACAACGTTTAAACTCTCTCGGGCCGCATACGGGACGCAGGGAAATAAATTGCCCAACGGGATTGCTTGGGTCAACATGGTGGGGTGGCTCGCCATCAACGTCATTACGGGGACCCTCCTGTTGGTCTCGCTCCTACAAGTCGTCCACGTTGCCAAGTCCGGCGTAGTGATGGCTATTGCCTTAGCCGTCTTTGCTGGGGTAGTCATTCTATCGGGATTGGTAGATGAAGCCTTTCTAGCCAAGATTCAAACCTGGCTGTCGTGGATCTTTGGGGCGCTAACGGTCGTCATCTTAATTTTGTTCTTGATGAAAGCCGATTGGCAACAGGCCCTGGCTCGACCGTCTGGTAAATGGTTAGGCGGGTTTTGGCCGGCCGTATCCATTGTCGCTGCCGGTTCCGGGATTAGTTGGTCCATGGCCGCGGCGGATTGGGGCGCCTATGTTAAACCCCAGGCCACGCAACGTGCGACCTTTTGGCATACATTGTTGGGTGGCGCGGTACCATTATTCATCCTCATGTGGGGTGGTGTGCTCCTCAGTACTGTTGAACCGGGACTGGCCAGTGCTGCGAATCCCATTGACGTGATGAGTCGTGCCCTGCCTTCATGGATGACGGTGATTTACTTCTTAGTCGCCGCTGGTGGATTGATTCCCCAGTGTATTATCAGTCTGCGTTCAGCACGGATTAATCTGGAAACGGTGGGAATTCACATTTCTCAGCCGCATTCACTGTTGCTTCACGGGGCAATTGTCATTTTGATTCCCGTCTACGTGCTTTTTGTGGCGGAAGACTTTATGGGGAATTTCGAATTATTCTTGGGCTTTTTGGGCACGTGCCTAGCCGCATGGGTCGCCGTCTTTCTCTGTGACAGCGTGCTTTATCGCCGTGAGGGGTATGCCGTGAGTGAGATGATGTTGTCCTCGACCAATCGCTATAATTGGAAAGGAATCAGCTCCTGGATCGTGGCGGTGGTGACCGGCTTTCTATTCACGAATAACGCAGTGTGGAATGGGCCGTTTGCACAGGGAATCTTCCGGGATAACAGCTTAGGCGTATTCATCGCTGGCTTGGCGGCGGTGATCTGCATGCTGGTGCTACGGCCCATTGGGAAACGACTGACTGAGGAGGTCGAGTAA
- a CDS encoding ADP-ribosylglycohydrolase family protein: MNQDRLTDRIRGVLYGQAIGDAMGMPTELWSVAQIQRTYPAGITDFVTGPRTNTIAMNYLRGQYTDDTSQALLILDSLRAQRWEVSPTDLAQRFLAWAKSVHAFERNILGPSSKAALLAIQAGQDPQHVTRQAVTNGCAMRIAPIGTLFTPEQLPELVKMVVAITRVTHATDVAFSGAAMIAGAVTAALADQDWDALLEWAIMAGDAAKRLGTPTWAASPQARLRLGLEIARATQGDPAEFTRQLTELVGTGTAVSESVPAALALAYYTRDLRQCALLAANLGGDTDTIGAMAVAVCGAKLGYHCLPLGWGSLIDQQNPQHHLSTYVTAIVACRNQQIHN, translated from the coding sequence ATGAATCAAGATCGCCTGACCGACCGGATTCGCGGCGTACTGTATGGTCAGGCCATCGGAGATGCCATGGGGATGCCCACGGAGCTCTGGTCGGTTGCCCAGATTCAGCGGACATATCCCGCCGGCATCACGGATTTTGTGACCGGTCCACGCACAAACACCATCGCCATGAACTATTTGCGGGGACAATATACGGATGATACCAGTCAAGCGCTGCTGATTTTAGACAGTCTGCGCGCACAGCGGTGGGAGGTCTCGCCGACTGACTTGGCGCAACGGTTCTTAGCTTGGGCGAAATCAGTCCACGCCTTTGAGCGCAATATTCTCGGTCCCAGTTCGAAGGCGGCGTTGCTCGCCATCCAGGCAGGCCAAGACCCGCAGCATGTCACGCGACAGGCCGTCACCAATGGCTGTGCTATGCGAATTGCACCGATCGGAACGCTGTTTACGCCGGAACAGTTACCTGAGCTGGTAAAAATGGTGGTCGCCATCACGCGCGTGACCCACGCCACGGATGTTGCTTTTAGCGGTGCGGCCATGATTGCCGGTGCGGTCACGGCCGCGTTGGCCGATCAGGATTGGGACGCACTTCTTGAGTGGGCAATCATGGCTGGTGATGCTGCCAAACGCCTGGGGACGCCGACATGGGCCGCTAGTCCTCAGGCCCGGTTACGCTTGGGACTGGAGATTGCTCGGGCCACGCAGGGCGATCCGGCCGAATTTACCCGGCAACTCACCGAACTGGTGGGGACCGGTACGGCGGTGAGTGAATCGGTGCCGGCGGCCTTGGCGTTAGCCTACTACACGCGTGATCTGCGGCAGTGTGCGCTCCTAGCGGCGAATCTTGGTGGGGATACCGATACGATCGGGGCGATGGCCGTCGCCGTTTGCGGCGCTAAGCTCGGCTACCATTGCTTGCCATTGGGGTGGGGAAGTCTCATCGATCAACAGAATCCGCAGCATCATTTATCGACCTACGTGACGGCGATTGTCGCCTGCCGTAATCAACAAATACATAACTGA
- a CDS encoding aldo/keto reductase → MTDTPTVTFNDGCQMPAIGLGTFQVRGGQGVNQILAAIKDGYRSLDSATNYDNEGAVGEAIRRSGLPRSAFFVTSKLPGKYHQYADATMAIQESLYRMGLDYFDLFLIHWPLPKRDHYVEAWQALIDAQSRGLIRSIGVSNFEPEHLDRLVKETGVTPAVNQIEAHPYWNNQRMLTADQQRGIVTEAWSPLGRGSAALKEPLIQKLAKKYAKNVGQIILRWHFQRGIVPIPKASNLLHQRSNLNIFDFNLTPEEMSAINDLNRADGRVDGQDPNEYEEFD, encoded by the coding sequence ATGACAGATACACCAACAGTAACGTTTAATGACGGGTGCCAAATGCCGGCGATCGGACTAGGCACGTTTCAAGTTCGTGGCGGTCAGGGCGTCAACCAGATCTTAGCGGCGATTAAAGATGGCTACCGCAGTCTGGATTCGGCGACCAACTACGACAATGAAGGGGCCGTGGGCGAGGCGATTCGCCGCTCTGGGTTGCCTCGTTCGGCCTTCTTTGTGACTTCGAAATTACCGGGAAAATATCACCAGTATGCCGACGCCACCATGGCCATTCAGGAATCACTCTATCGTATGGGACTGGATTATTTCGATTTATTCCTTATCCACTGGCCATTGCCTAAGCGTGACCACTACGTCGAAGCTTGGCAGGCCCTGATTGATGCCCAATCCCGTGGGTTGATTCGCTCGATTGGGGTTTCCAACTTTGAGCCAGAACATCTGGATCGTCTGGTCAAGGAGACGGGAGTCACACCGGCTGTCAATCAGATCGAAGCCCATCCTTACTGGAACAATCAGCGGATGTTAACGGCCGACCAGCAGCGAGGCATTGTGACCGAGGCGTGGAGTCCACTGGGTCGCGGTAGCGCGGCGCTAAAGGAACCTCTGATTCAGAAATTGGCGAAGAAATACGCGAAGAACGTGGGCCAGATTATCCTGCGTTGGCATTTTCAACGAGGAATTGTGCCAATTCCTAAGGCCAGCAACCTGCTGCATCAGCGCTCTAACCTGAACATTTTTGACTTTAATCTGACGCCCGAAGAAATGAGTGCCATCAACGACTTGAACCGTGCGGATGGCCGAGTGGATGGTCAGGATCCCAATGAATACGAAGAATTTGATTAA
- a CDS encoding MFS transporter has translation MNKYRWQAIVFVLVAFMLGCNEFIVVGVLSDIAKEYQIPVATVGYLVTIFATVYAVSTPFITVLTSRFSRYKTLMTLMGIFLVGNTLSGFAMNYPVLLLSRMMTAMVAGAIISLIMTFASSIAPREKRASLVSWIFAGFSIASVFGVPIGTAISTSYSWHDAFYLISVISAVTCVLLGWLLPRQVEQVQGSIKNQLVLLKDRRIYVGIALVLFTAATMYAYYTYIRPLLTTALGFSTQSLNWLLFLIGIMSIISNRLSGMLAERNGLRIMPRFYIADVILLAVLPVGLAFKFGGLGILLVLSLIVTIINSPIQIHFLNIAEEEYPQSTVLASSLNSIFFNFGISLGSATASGLLGVVGLNHISWGAAVYATISLVLAVILNQVIKQHRRQNSSL, from the coding sequence GTGAACAAGTATCGTTGGCAAGCCATCGTCTTTGTCCTGGTGGCATTTATGTTGGGGTGTAATGAATTTATTGTGGTTGGGGTACTCTCCGACATTGCAAAGGAATATCAAATTCCGGTCGCCACGGTCGGTTATTTGGTAACGATCTTTGCGACGGTCTATGCGGTCAGCACGCCGTTTATCACGGTGCTAACCAGTCGCTTTAGTCGGTACAAGACGCTCATGACGCTGATGGGAATCTTCTTAGTGGGGAACACGTTGAGTGGATTCGCCATGAATTACCCGGTCCTGCTGCTGTCACGGATGATGACGGCGATGGTGGCTGGCGCGATTATTTCTTTAATCATGACGTTTGCCAGTTCCATCGCACCGCGAGAGAAGCGGGCGTCTCTGGTCTCGTGGATCTTCGCAGGCTTCAGTATCGCCTCGGTTTTCGGGGTGCCGATTGGGACGGCGATTAGTACCAGCTATAGCTGGCACGACGCCTTTTACCTCATCTCCGTGATTAGTGCCGTAACCTGCGTTTTGCTGGGGTGGTTATTGCCACGGCAGGTTGAGCAGGTACAGGGGAGTATCAAAAATCAGCTGGTCTTACTTAAGGACCGCCGAATCTACGTCGGCATTGCGTTAGTACTCTTTACGGCGGCGACGATGTACGCGTACTACACCTACATTCGGCCGTTACTGACGACCGCGTTGGGCTTTAGCACACAGAGCCTGAACTGGTTGTTATTCCTCATTGGGATTATGAGTATTATCAGCAACCGTCTATCCGGGATGCTGGCCGAGCGAAATGGACTACGGATTATGCCCCGCTTTTACATTGCCGATGTGATCTTGCTGGCGGTGTTGCCAGTTGGGTTGGCCTTTAAGTTCGGGGGACTCGGAATTTTACTGGTACTCAGTCTGATTGTGACGATTATCAACTCACCCATTCAGATTCACTTCTTAAACATTGCGGAGGAAGAGTACCCACAATCAACGGTGTTGGCGTCCTCGTTGAATTCTATTTTCTTCAACTTTGGCATTTCACTGGGCTCGGCTACGGCTTCCGGTTTACTGGGCGTTGTGGGATTAAATCACATCAGTTGGGGTGCGGCGGTCTACGCGACAATTTCACTGGTTTTGGCGGTCATTTTAAATCAGGTGATCAAGCAGCATCGTCGGCAAAATAGTTCCCTTTAA
- a CDS encoding MFS transporter: MSKYRLQTILFVLTSFMLGCNEFIVVGVISDISQSLNVSVATVGYLVTIFATTFAVSTPFITVLTNRFSRYKTLMVLMLIFLVGNTLSGFATSYGMLLLARMMTAIVAGAIESFIIAFANDIAPHDKRAVLIAWISAGFSIASVIGVPIGVAISTADSWHAAFHVISVITLVTYILLAWLLPRHVQQVKGGVKDQLVFLTDKRVYLGIAVNLFMAATMYAYYTYIRPLITTSMGFSLTSLNWLLFILGIMSIISNRLSGALAERGGLRPLPWFYIVDIALLLFLPVALNSQVLGFGVLLILTLIVTIAGAPIQIHFLDVAAESYPQATMLASSVSPISFNIGISVGSATASLMLGQVGLQNVSFGAAGYALLSLVLVVILNRVIAVHQRLAAVEK, encoded by the coding sequence ATGTCGAAGTACCGTCTCCAAACGATCCTCTTTGTTTTGACCTCGTTTATGTTGGGGTGTAATGAATTTATAGTAGTTGGGGTGATCTCGGATATTTCCCAATCACTCAATGTTTCGGTGGCCACGGTGGGGTATCTGGTCACGATTTTTGCGACGACCTTTGCCGTCAGCACACCGTTTATTACGGTCCTGACGAATCGCTTTAGTCGCTATAAGACGCTGATGGTGCTGATGCTGATATTCCTGGTGGGAAACACGCTGAGCGGTTTTGCCACGAGCTATGGTATGTTGCTGTTGGCACGGATGATGACGGCGATTGTGGCCGGAGCCATTGAATCCTTTATCATTGCCTTTGCCAACGACATTGCGCCGCATGACAAACGGGCGGTCCTGATTGCTTGGATTTCCGCCGGGTTCAGTATCGCCTCGGTTATTGGGGTGCCAATTGGGGTGGCGATCAGTACCGCCGATAGTTGGCACGCGGCCTTCCACGTGATCTCGGTAATTACGCTGGTCACGTATATCTTATTGGCCTGGTTATTGCCGCGTCACGTGCAGCAGGTCAAGGGTGGCGTGAAGGATCAGTTGGTCTTTCTAACCGATAAACGGGTGTATCTTGGCATTGCGGTCAACCTCTTCATGGCGGCGACGATGTACGCGTACTATACGTACATTCGACCACTGATTACCACCAGCATGGGCTTTAGCCTGACGAGTCTGAACTGGTTGCTCTTCATCTTGGGAATCATGAGTATCATCAGTAATCGGTTGTCGGGAGCGCTAGCCGAACGCGGCGGATTACGGCCGCTCCCGTGGTTCTACATCGTCGATATTGCCTTGTTACTCTTTTTGCCGGTGGCGTTAAATAGCCAGGTGCTGGGCTTTGGCGTGCTTCTGATTCTGACGTTAATCGTCACAATCGCCGGGGCGCCGATTCAAATTCACTTCCTCGACGTGGCCGCCGAAAGTTACCCGCAGGCGACTATGCTGGCTTCGTCGGTGAGTCCGATTTCCTTTAATATCGGTATCTCGGTGGGGTCGGCCACGGCTTCGTTGATGTTAGGGCAAGTTGGACTACAGAATGTCAGCTTCGGGGCGGCAGGATACGCCTTGCTCTCGCTAGTGTTAGTGGTCATCTTGAACAGAGTCATTGCCGTTCATCAACGTTTAGCAGCGGTTGAAAAATAA
- a CDS encoding TetR/AcrR family transcriptional regulator yields MEPNIFVNYRDWLDQQKMPRGKKAALVAAMELFSEEGFDGTSTVDIAKAAGISQATIFKYFHTKQDLMFAIVRPVMEHFFPAYRDEFFAGIARQETLPEMVRFMVTDRYHFVAGNLEAVKILAMEMMTNEELRQLFGKLVSTNDFDFLGELLKNFRRTGELRDDIDAAGIVRIFGGQLVVYLVQRNYAPVLVHDEEQDLEIIAKQIIRTIKK; encoded by the coding sequence GTGGAACCAAATATTTTTGTCAATTACCGCGATTGGTTGGATCAGCAGAAGATGCCGCGCGGTAAGAAGGCAGCGTTGGTGGCTGCCATGGAACTCTTTTCGGAAGAAGGCTTTGACGGTACTTCAACGGTGGATATCGCTAAGGCAGCCGGCATTAGTCAGGCAACTATCTTTAAGTATTTTCATACCAAGCAAGACTTGATGTTTGCCATCGTGCGACCGGTAATGGAGCACTTCTTTCCCGCGTATCGGGATGAGTTTTTTGCCGGAATTGCCAGACAGGAAACGCTGCCTGAAATGGTCCGCTTTATGGTGACCGACCGGTATCACTTTGTAGCTGGTAATCTTGAAGCCGTGAAAATTCTGGCGATGGAAATGATGACCAATGAAGAGCTACGACAACTCTTTGGTAAATTAGTTTCAACGAATGACTTTGACTTCTTGGGTGAGTTGCTGAAGAACTTTCGACGAACTGGTGAATTGCGAGACGATATCGATGCGGCGGGAATTGTCCGGATTTTTGGTGGACAGCTGGTGGTTTATCTCGTTCAACGGAATTATGCACCAGTCTTGGTGCACGACGAGGAACAGGACCTCGAGATTATTGCCAAACAAATTATTCGCACGATTAAGAAATAA